AGTTGTTTTGCTAATCTATTTGCTACTATAGTTCCTGCAATTCCTCCGCCCGCAATTATAACTCTCTTCATTTTCCTACCACCACCACAAAATTGTTTCCTTCTTTTCTTTCTTCAAATACTTTCAATCCTATACTTTTTGCCCAGTTTACTACCATGTTCTTAGTCTCTTCGTCTTTTAGTAGAGCTTCTACTGCTTCTCCTTGGTTTATTTCATCCATTAGCCCCATTAATTCCCCTATAGGTCCTGCACAAGACGTCCCAGTTAAATCCACTTTTTTATAAATTTTAACCATTGACATCTCAAATTAAATAGTATTATTCCGCATTTTAAATATTTTGCTTTTTTTACACACTTTTTAGAATATTAAATAGATATTCATGTAAAATTATTTTTATAAAAATTAATATTAATGTTAAAATAGATCGTAATATGCAGAGTTTCGGCTTTTAATTTTCTCTTCTCAATGCTAAAGCATGGACTTAGGATTTCCTCTTAGTTCTTCAGAATTAGTCAGGAAATGCATAGCAATTCTTGGCATAAGAGGTTCCGGGAAATCAAATACCGCTAAGGTTTTGGGGAAAGAGTTAATAAGAGAAGGCTTTCCTTTAATTGTAATAGATCCGGACGGAGAGTATGATTTCCAAGAAGCATTAAGAATAGATAACTTTAATCTGGATCCTGAATTTGCAGTTAAAGATGTCTTAGAAAG
This genomic interval from Acidianus sp. HS-5 contains the following:
- a CDS encoding sulfurtransferase TusA family protein; amino-acid sequence: MSMVKIYKKVDLTGTSCAGPIGELMGLMDEINQGEAVEALLKDEETKNMVVNWAKSIGLKVFEERKEGNNFVVVVGK